Proteins encoded within one genomic window of Candidatus Syntrophocurvum alkaliphilum:
- the carA gene encoding glutamine-hydrolyzing carbamoyl-phosphate synthase small subunit — MKGYLVLENGRVFEGKLLNDCSMANGEVVFSTAMISYQDIITDPSYFGQIVVMTYPLVGNVGFNEKSFSSRLAMVKGLVLREATDFPSHYEMEMDLISFLNESEIPVLTEVDTRALTKFIRSEGIMGGIITHNIDNKKRLINQAKKASEELTGDLVRYVTRKNVMKYSSGQKRIVLLDLGTKRGALESLIKRGLEIIAVPATYELEDIMSLKPEGVFISDGPGDPEAIKSVIETTRDLIGKLPIFGVGLGHQVLALALGAKTFKLAYGHRGTNHPVKDLSNNRVYITTQNHGYAVLESSINHSELEITLRSLNDNSLEGIKHKNLPVFSVQFDPEGFPGYSETGFFYDKFVELL; from the coding sequence ATGAAAGGCTATTTGGTTTTAGAAAACGGAAGAGTATTTGAGGGAAAGCTACTAAATGATTGTAGTATGGCTAATGGAGAAGTAGTTTTTAGTACAGCAATGATAAGTTATCAGGATATTATTACAGATCCTTCATATTTTGGTCAAATTGTAGTTATGACGTATCCTTTGGTGGGTAATGTTGGTTTTAACGAAAAAAGCTTTTCATCTCGCTTGGCAATGGTTAAAGGATTGGTGCTTAGGGAAGCTACTGATTTTCCAAGTCATTATGAAATGGAAATGGATTTGATAAGCTTTTTAAATGAAAGTGAAATACCTGTATTAACAGAGGTCGATACAAGAGCTTTAACCAAATTTATTAGAAGTGAAGGTATTATGGGTGGAATAATAACTCACAATATTGATAATAAAAAGCGGCTTATAAACCAAGCAAAAAAAGCATCAGAAGAATTAACTGGTGATTTGGTGCGTTATGTAACCAGAAAAAATGTGATGAAATATAGTAGTGGTCAAAAACGCATAGTACTACTTGATCTAGGAACTAAAAGAGGTGCATTAGAATCATTAATTAAGAGAGGGCTTGAGATAATAGCAGTACCTGCAACTTATGAATTAGAAGACATAATGTCACTAAAACCAGAAGGAGTCTTTATATCAGATGGACCTGGGGATCCTGAGGCTATTAAATCCGTAATTGAAACAACACGAGACTTAATAGGAAAGCTCCCTATATTTGGTGTTGGACTAGGACACCAAGTTTTAGCACTAGCTTTAGGAGCTAAAACATTTAAATTGGCTTATGGACATCGTGGTACTAATCATCCAGTAAAAGATTTAAGTAATAATAGAGTATATATAACAACTCAAAATCATGGTTATGCTGTTTTAGAAAGTTCGATTAATCATTCTGAATTAGAAATAACACTTCGAAGCTTAAATGATAATAGTCTTGAAGGAATAAAACACAAAAACTTACCTGTTTTTTCAGTACAATTTGATCCTGAAGGATTTCCTGGCTATAGTGAGACAGGATTTTTTTATGATAAATTTGTTGAGTTGCTTTAA
- the carB gene encoding carbamoyl-phosphate synthase large subunit has product MPINNDLKKVMVIGSGPIIIGQAAEFDYAGTQACRALKDEGIEVVLLNSNPATIMTDADIAERVYIEPITVQTVKKIIDKEKPDGLIASLGGQVGLNMALSLSDEGILEETGVPLLGTPLIAIKKAEDRDLFKQTMEEIDEPMVESEIVNSVDEAVMFADSIGYPLIIRPAYTLGGTGGGTAHNEEELRTIVYRGLKSSPINQVLVEKSIAGFKEIEFEVMRDHNDNCITICSMENIDPVGIHTGDSIVVAPAQTLTDEEYQMLRASAIKMIRHLKIAGGCNVQYALDPFSKKYYVIEVNPRVSRSSALASKATGYPIAKVTTKIAIGYNLDEIPNEITGKTTACFEPAIDYVVLKVPRWPFDKFVFGDRKLGTQMKATGEVMAIDRSFEAAFLKSIRSLEIGIKGLILPELIELNNKQLIERLKFADDERIFILAEAFNRGFTIDEIWDITKIDKYFLKKIKNIIDFTDRLAKKDLTEKILKEAKKIGFSDFEIAKIKGLNEDEIRKVRNDNLVTPTYKLVDTCAAEFDAETPYFYSCYEEENEALHDPNAKKVLVIGSGPIRIGQGIEFDYCSVHCVWALKDAGMKAIIVNNNPETVSTDFDTSDRLYFEPLIYEDVMNIIEEEKPEGVIVQFGGQTAINLAKPLDNAGVKILGTTNDSIDRAEDRDRFDALVEELDIPRPPGKTAVSFEEAVKIANKIDYPVLVRPSYVLGGRAMEIVYNEEELKQYMENAVKINREYPVLVDKYLLGKEVEVDAVCDGKEVLIPGIMQHIERAGVHSGDSMAVYPPYDLSEEIKNKVVDYTTKIGLALDVRGLINIQFVEYDNELYVLEVNPRSSRTIPIISKVTGVPMVKLATEIILGKTLQDLGYNGGIIPELDFYAVKVPVFSFNKLDNVDISLGPEMKSTGEVMGIDRSLKTAIYKGLLAAGTNIPSKGTIVATIADKDKLEAIPILIEFTKLGFRVLATEGTANALAEEGVEVETVKKIKEGSPNIVDLIRQGEVDLVVNTLTHGRKPFSDGFNIRRATVELNVPCLTSLDTLKVMQEVIEEGENIAEVKINSIQDYVKIN; this is encoded by the coding sequence ATGCCTATAAATAATGATTTGAAAAAAGTTATGGTAATAGGTTCAGGACCTATTATTATAGGTCAAGCAGCAGAGTTTGATTATGCAGGTACCCAGGCTTGTAGAGCATTAAAAGATGAAGGAATTGAAGTTGTTTTATTAAATAGTAATCCTGCTACTATAATGACTGATGCTGATATAGCAGAACGTGTTTATATTGAACCTATAACAGTACAAACAGTAAAAAAGATTATAGATAAAGAAAAACCTGATGGTTTAATTGCATCACTAGGGGGACAGGTAGGGCTAAACATGGCTCTTTCATTAAGTGATGAAGGAATTTTAGAAGAGACAGGTGTTCCATTACTAGGAACTCCTCTTATAGCTATTAAAAAAGCAGAAGATAGAGATTTATTTAAACAAACAATGGAAGAAATAGATGAGCCGATGGTTGAAAGCGAAATTGTAAACTCAGTAGATGAGGCAGTTATGTTTGCTGATTCTATTGGATACCCATTAATTATAAGACCAGCATACACATTAGGTGGTACAGGTGGGGGTACAGCCCATAACGAAGAAGAATTACGTACTATTGTTTATCGTGGATTAAAAAGTAGTCCCATAAATCAAGTATTAGTAGAAAAAAGTATAGCAGGTTTTAAGGAAATAGAATTTGAGGTTATGCGAGATCATAACGATAATTGTATAACCATATGTAGTATGGAAAATATAGATCCAGTAGGTATACATACTGGAGATAGTATTGTGGTTGCACCTGCACAAACTTTAACTGATGAAGAGTATCAAATGTTAAGGGCTTCTGCAATCAAGATGATTAGACATCTAAAAATAGCTGGTGGCTGTAATGTTCAGTATGCCTTAGACCCATTTAGCAAAAAATATTATGTTATTGAAGTTAACCCTAGAGTAAGTCGCTCTAGTGCTTTAGCTTCAAAAGCAACTGGCTATCCAATAGCTAAAGTAACTACCAAAATAGCAATCGGCTATAACCTTGATGAAATACCTAATGAAATAACTGGAAAAACAACAGCATGTTTTGAACCTGCAATAGATTATGTAGTTTTAAAAGTACCGCGTTGGCCATTTGATAAATTTGTGTTTGGTGATCGCAAATTAGGCACACAAATGAAGGCTACTGGTGAAGTCATGGCTATAGATAGGAGCTTTGAAGCTGCTTTCCTTAAGTCGATTCGTTCTCTTGAAATAGGGATAAAAGGGTTAATTTTACCAGAATTAATTGAATTGAATAATAAACAGCTTATAGAACGCTTAAAATTTGCCGATGATGAAAGAATATTTATCCTTGCTGAAGCATTTAACCGTGGATTTACCATTGATGAGATATGGGATATTACTAAAATAGATAAATACTTCTTAAAAAAGATAAAAAATATTATAGATTTTACAGATCGTTTAGCCAAAAAAGATCTAACAGAAAAAATTTTGAAAGAAGCAAAGAAGATAGGTTTTTCCGATTTTGAAATAGCAAAAATAAAAGGCTTAAATGAAGATGAAATTAGAAAAGTGAGAAATGATAATTTAGTTACACCAACATATAAATTAGTTGATACTTGTGCAGCAGAGTTTGATGCAGAGACACCTTATTTTTATTCATGTTATGAAGAAGAAAATGAAGCCTTACATGACCCTAATGCTAAAAAGGTTTTAGTTATAGGAAGTGGCCCTATTCGCATTGGGCAAGGCATAGAATTTGATTACTGTTCAGTTCACTGTGTCTGGGCACTTAAAGATGCTGGCATGAAGGCAATTATAGTAAACAACAATCCTGAAACAGTTAGTACAGATTTTGATACTTCAGATAGATTATACTTTGAACCACTTATCTATGAAGATGTTATGAATATTATAGAGGAAGAAAAACCTGAAGGAGTTATAGTACAATTTGGTGGTCAAACTGCTATAAACTTAGCTAAACCATTAGATAATGCTGGAGTTAAAATACTTGGGACAACTAATGATAGCATAGATAGAGCTGAAGATCGTGATCGTTTTGATGCTCTAGTTGAAGAACTAGACATTCCACGCCCGCCAGGAAAAACAGCGGTATCCTTTGAAGAGGCAGTTAAAATTGCCAATAAGATTGATTATCCTGTCTTAGTAAGACCATCCTATGTTCTTGGTGGAAGAGCTATGGAAATAGTATACAATGAAGAAGAGCTTAAGCAATATATGGAAAATGCAGTTAAAATAAATAGAGAATACCCTGTTTTAGTTGATAAATATTTACTAGGTAAAGAGGTAGAAGTAGATGCGGTTTGTGATGGTAAAGAAGTTTTGATACCAGGTATAATGCAGCATATTGAAAGAGCTGGAGTTCATTCTGGTGATAGTATGGCAGTATATCCACCTTATGATTTAAGTGAAGAGATAAAAAATAAAGTTGTAGATTATACTACTAAAATTGGCCTTGCATTAGATGTACGAGGACTTATAAATATCCAGTTTGTTGAGTATGATAATGAGCTTTACGTATTAGAAGTTAATCCCCGTTCAAGCCGTACAATTCCTATAATAAGTAAGGTTACCGGAGTACCAATGGTGAAATTAGCCACAGAAATTATATTAGGAAAAACTTTGCAAGATTTAGGATATAACGGGGGAATAATACCTGAATTAGATTTTTATGCAGTAAAAGTTCCGGTGTTTTCATTTAACAAATTAGATAATGTTGATATTAGTTTAGGACCTGAAATGAAGTCAACAGGTGAAGTGATGGGAATAGATAGATCGCTAAAAACCGCTATATACAAAGGACTTTTAGCTGCAGGCACAAACATACCAAGTAAAGGCACAATTGTTGCAACTATAGCAGATAAAGATAAATTAGAGGCCATACCAATATTAATAGAGTTTACTAAACTAGGTTTTAGGGTTTTAGCAACTGAAGGAACTGCTAATGCTTTAGCAGAAGAAGGGGTAGAAGTTGAAACTGTTAAGAAGATTAAAGAAGGTTCACCAAATATAGTTGATCTAATTAGACAAGGTGAGGTTGACTTAGTTGTAAACACATTAACTCATGGTAGAAAACCTTTTAGTGATGGTTTTAATATAAGAAGAGCAACTGTTGAGTTAAATGTGCCTTGTTTAACCTCGCTTGACACGTTAAAGGTTATGCAAGAGGTTATAGAAGAGGGCGAAAACATAGCTGAAGTAAAAATCAATTCTATACAGGATTATGTTAAAATTAACTAA